In one Dehalogenimonas formicexedens genomic region, the following are encoded:
- a CDS encoding Zn-ribbon domain-containing OB-fold protein — translation MAIKLSFKEYDTALREGRLLGLKCGCGDILCPPRAVCPRCGDADLEVVQLSGRGKIASYTTLFVAAEGRDKELPYAMALVALEEGPYLIGRIDTDCPDKLDMSAIGKTVTTGHGVFGGDKYSAGEAAYPMFRFVTDQAYE, via the coding sequence ATGGCGATAAAATTATCTTTCAAGGAATATGACACCGCGCTGAGGGAAGGGCGCCTTCTTGGCTTGAAATGCGGTTGCGGAGACATTCTCTGCCCGCCGCGGGCGGTCTGCCCACGGTGCGGCGATGCTGACCTTGAGGTTGTCCAGCTTTCCGGCAGGGGCAAGATAGCCAGCTACACCACCCTGTTCGTAGCCGCCGAAGGGAGGGATAAGGAACTCCCGTACGCTATGGCGCTGGTTGCCCTTGAGGAGGGTCCTTATCTAATAGGCCGCATCGACACTGATTGTCCCGATAAATTAGACATGAGTGCCATCGGGAAAACGGTAACTACCGGCCACGGGGTTTTCGGCGGCGATAAATATTCCGCCGGTGAGGCGGCCTATCCAATGTTCAGATTTGTGACTGATCAAGCGTACGAATAA
- a CDS encoding PHP domain-containing protein has translation MVSRVDLHLHSTASDGVFSPAEVVRKAGYLKLKYMALTDHDSVDGIAEALAEAEKFPSMTVIPGVEMSTDVAAGDVHILGYFIDWQDPELIRRLKIMRISREDRGQAIVERLRELGMPLEWERVKEIAGEAVIGRPHIAQAMLEKGYIKYLGEAFDKYISRGGPGYVERIKMAPAEAVALIRASGGVPVMAHPLTLPGYEKLIEELVPAGLAGIEVFYSSFKDWEIERLKLLAERLGLVATGGTDYHGLDPVTETMIGGQPVPLSAVEGLMARRP, from the coding sequence ATGGTCAGCCGCGTCGATCTCCACCTGCACTCGACAGCCTCCGACGGGGTGTTCTCCCCTGCCGAGGTGGTGCGCAAGGCAGGCTACCTTAAGCTCAAATACATGGCTCTGACCGACCACGATTCAGTTGACGGTATCGCCGAGGCACTGGCCGAAGCCGAAAAATTCCCTAGCATGACCGTCATTCCTGGCGTGGAGATGTCAACCGACGTGGCCGCCGGGGATGTCCACATCCTGGGGTACTTCATCGACTGGCAGGACCCGGAACTGATCCGCCGGCTCAAGATCATGCGCATCTCCAGGGAGGACCGGGGCCAGGCTATCGTCGAGAGACTCCGGGAACTCGGCATGCCGCTCGAATGGGAACGAGTCAAGGAGATCGCCGGGGAGGCCGTCATCGGCAGGCCGCATATTGCCCAGGCCATGCTTGAAAAAGGTTACATCAAGTATCTCGGCGAGGCTTTCGACAAGTACATCAGCCGCGGCGGCCCGGGTTATGTCGAACGCATCAAGATGGCTCCCGCCGAAGCCGTGGCGCTCATTCGGGCCTCCGGCGGTGTGCCGGTGATGGCTCATCCGCTGACGTTGCCCGGTTACGAAAAGCTGATCGAGGAACTCGTCCCCGCCGGGCTGGCGGGCATTGAGGTATTTTATTCCAGCTTCAAAGACTGGGAGATCGAAAGATTGAAACTTCTGGCGGAACGGCTTGGACTCGTAGCCACCGGCGGCACCGACTATCACGGGCTCGATCCTGTGACTGAAACGATGATCGGGGGACAGCCGGTGCCGCTATCGGCCGTCGAGGGACTGATGGCACGGCGCCCTTAA
- a CDS encoding chemotaxis protein CheB, whose translation MATEKKTTKAAEIDKAKKEKTAPAKPESVGAKSSGLPLKEATPAKKSPRYNKKDFPIVGIGASVGGLDAFGKFLSAMPNDTGMSFVLIQHLDPTHASNMVELLGRYTRMPVSEATDEVQLEPNHVYMIPPNRNMTITDHNLRLLQQIERPGISHSIDLFFKSLASDLKEKAIAIIMSGTGTDGSLGAKAVKAELGMVIVQDPETAGYDGMPRSAIASGVADFILPAEKMASQLIEYVDKSYGKREVRQHEVEKDSASLANVLSMIRARTKHDFSGYKQSTINRRIERRMGINQIDNISQYLKYLREKPSEVDSLVKDFLINVTSFFRDPEAFIALKEQLRNLFNSKPEGAEIRAWIPGCSTGEEAYSIVMVIDEVLEELKKYFIIQVFGTDLDPDAISVARTGVYPTSIAPDVGEERLKKYFAKKDDQFQIKRELREKLVFAVQDIIADPPFTRMDLISARNLLIYFDSDLQKRLIPMFHYALNNDGLLFLGTAETTGEFAELFEPVDRKWKIYKAQVKDKHLPFPLQMRRAWKEPLAPKNEGESIATAGLKPRTPEQVLLEALPPTVLLDSNQQVIYTHGDTRRFIGFPEGRPNLDISEIAHPEIRAAISAALHEAMTSNRTAVNEGAQVNVNGDTRPVKITVVPIMPVGMAELGGRYIITFQDVPKSRRFKGKGIDDPTAESLSWNRNSSSIRKRSARLSKSWKRLTKSLGRPTRNTSPPMRSCRAPTRNWRPLARNSSRSTRSCRRSTPSTRPRSKNCRRSTTT comes from the coding sequence ATGGCCACGGAGAAAAAGACCACCAAAGCGGCTGAGATTGACAAGGCCAAAAAGGAAAAAACCGCACCCGCCAAACCCGAAAGCGTCGGTGCCAAGAGTTCCGGCTTACCGCTTAAGGAAGCCACCCCGGCAAAAAAATCGCCCCGGTACAATAAAAAAGACTTCCCTATCGTCGGCATCGGCGCCTCCGTGGGCGGGCTGGACGCCTTCGGCAAGTTCCTGTCGGCCATGCCGAACGATACCGGCATGTCTTTTGTGCTGATCCAGCACCTGGATCCGACGCATGCCTCTAATATGGTGGAGTTGCTGGGGCGCTATACCAGGATGCCGGTCAGCGAAGCGACCGATGAGGTACAGTTGGAACCTAATCACGTCTACATGATCCCGCCCAACCGCAATATGACCATCACCGACCACAACCTGCGCCTGTTGCAGCAGATCGAGCGGCCGGGCATTTCCCATTCGATCGATCTCTTCTTCAAGTCGCTGGCTTCCGACCTCAAGGAGAAAGCCATTGCCATTATCATGTCCGGCACCGGCACCGACGGCTCGCTCGGCGCCAAGGCGGTCAAGGCGGAGCTGGGAATGGTCATCGTCCAGGACCCGGAGACGGCGGGTTACGACGGCATGCCCCGTTCGGCTATTGCCTCCGGAGTGGCCGATTTCATCCTGCCGGCTGAAAAAATGGCCTCCCAGCTGATCGAATACGTCGACAAGTCTTACGGCAAGCGCGAGGTCCGCCAGCATGAGGTGGAGAAGGATTCGGCCAGCCTGGCCAATGTCCTTTCGATGATCCGGGCCCGCACGAAGCACGATTTCTCAGGCTACAAGCAATCGACAATCAACCGCCGTATCGAGCGGCGCATGGGCATCAACCAGATAGACAACATCTCCCAGTATCTCAAGTATCTTCGCGAAAAGCCGTCGGAGGTGGACTCGCTGGTCAAGGATTTCCTGATCAACGTCACCTCTTTCTTCCGCGACCCTGAGGCCTTTATCGCGCTCAAGGAACAGCTCCGGAATTTGTTCAATTCCAAACCGGAGGGGGCCGAAATAAGAGCCTGGATACCGGGCTGTTCCACGGGGGAGGAGGCGTATTCGATCGTCATGGTGATCGATGAAGTCCTGGAAGAACTGAAAAAATATTTCATAATTCAGGTCTTCGGCACCGACCTGGACCCGGATGCCATCTCGGTAGCCCGAACCGGGGTGTATCCGACCTCGATCGCACCGGACGTCGGCGAAGAGCGTCTTAAGAAATACTTCGCCAAGAAAGACGACCAGTTCCAGATCAAGCGGGAACTCCGGGAAAAACTGGTTTTTGCAGTCCAGGATATTATTGCCGACCCACCGTTCACCCGCATGGATTTGATCTCCGCCCGGAACCTTCTGATCTATTTCGATTCCGATCTCCAAAAACGGCTGATCCCGATGTTCCATTACGCCCTGAACAATGACGGGCTGCTGTTCCTGGGCACCGCCGAAACAACGGGCGAGTTCGCTGAACTGTTCGAACCCGTTGACCGCAAGTGGAAGATCTACAAGGCCCAGGTCAAAGACAAGCACCTGCCCTTCCCGCTGCAGATGCGCCGCGCCTGGAAGGAGCCGCTGGCGCCGAAGAACGAGGGCGAATCCATCGCCACCGCCGGGCTCAAACCCCGGACCCCGGAGCAGGTGCTGCTGGAGGCCCTGCCGCCCACCGTGCTTTTGGATTCCAACCAGCAGGTGATTTATACCCATGGTGACACACGGCGGTTCATCGGTTTCCCCGAGGGCCGGCCGAACCTGGATATTTCGGAGATAGCTCATCCGGAAATACGCGCCGCCATTTCTGCCGCCCTTCATGAAGCGATGACCAGCAATCGGACCGCAGTTAACGAAGGAGCCCAGGTCAACGTGAATGGCGATACCAGGCCGGTCAAGATCACCGTGGTCCCGATCATGCCGGTCGGCATGGCGGAACTGGGCGGCCGCTATATCATCACCTTCCAGGACGTCCCCAAGTCCAGACGATTCAAGGGCAAGGGTATCGATGACCCGACGGCAGAGTCTCTCAGCTGGAACAGGAACTCCAGTTCAATAAGGAAACGCTCCGCTCGACTATCGAAGAGTTGGAAACGGCTAACGAAGAGCTTAGGTCGGCCAACGAGGAATACCAGTCCACCAATGAGGAGCTGCAGAGCACCAACGAGGAACTGGAGACCTCTCGCGAGGAACTCCAGTCGGTCAACGAGGAGCTGTCGACGGTCAACGCCGAGCACCAGGCCAAGATCGAAGAACTGTCGACGGTCAACGACGACATGA
- a CDS encoding VOC family protein, which yields MNFGIKTIIFPVKDMLKAKALYTSLLGVPPYTDQSYYVGFRDGDQEIGLDPAGHAKGMTGATIYWQVSDIKKSLKSLLASGAKIDQEVIDVGRGKLVARVRDADNNVIGLIQDVVV from the coding sequence ATGAATTTCGGTATAAAGACGATAATCTTCCCCGTCAAGGACATGCTGAAAGCCAAAGCGCTCTATACCAGCCTGCTTGGCGTTCCTCCGTATACAGACCAGTCTTATTACGTCGGTTTCCGCGACGGCGATCAGGAAATCGGGCTTGATCCCGCCGGCCACGCCAAGGGCATGACCGGCGCTACCATCTACTGGCAGGTGAGTGATATCAAGAAGAGCCTGAAATCGCTCCTGGCATCCGGGGCTAAAATTGACCAGGAAGTCATCGACGTGGGGCGGGGCAAACTGGTAGCCCGTGTCCGCGACGCCGACAACAACGTTATCGGGCTGATCCAGGACGTGGTGGTGTAG
- a CDS encoding thiolase C-terminal domain-containing protein, translating to MRKVAVIGAGQTRFSGAQEKSLSELFAEAAFDALADANLQPRDVQALFVGNALGDFSEGQGMTPAFIADYIGAWNVPANRYDGACASASMAVRDAFLLVASGVYDIVIAGGVERAASLGTPLATRTFAMFSDSRYEFPAGMTFPGVFALLAHRYAARYGLPIEKLKEQMAQVSVQSYKHGMFNPKAHLRKSVTIPDVLKSFTVATPIQLHDCCPFSDGAAALIIASEDKARVLSPKPVFIAGAGQASSGPLASQGEYLPRLKAREMASKQAYAMAGVTPGDIDVCELHDCFSIASLIAAEGLGFFDYGKAGEAWMKGEADIGGKVAINPSGGLKSKGHPIGATGAAQVYEIVRQLRGEVESERQVPDAKIGLTDTLGGDGGTMVSMVFKRGW from the coding sequence ATGCGTAAAGTAGCCGTAATCGGCGCCGGGCAGACCAGGTTTTCCGGGGCCCAGGAAAAAAGTCTTTCGGAATTATTTGCTGAAGCTGCCTTCGACGCCCTGGCGGATGCCAATTTGCAGCCGAGGGACGTCCAGGCTCTTTTTGTCGGCAACGCGCTGGGTGATTTTTCGGAAGGCCAGGGGATGACGCCGGCCTTCATCGCCGATTACATCGGCGCCTGGAATGTGCCGGCCAACCGCTACGACGGCGCCTGTGCCTCGGCTTCGATGGCTGTTAGAGACGCCTTCCTTCTCGTCGCTTCCGGGGTCTACGATATCGTAATCGCCGGTGGGGTCGAACGCGCCGCTTCGCTCGGGACGCCGCTGGCTACCCGCACTTTCGCCATGTTTTCAGATTCACGGTACGAGTTCCCGGCGGGCATGACCTTTCCCGGCGTGTTCGCCCTGCTGGCGCACCGTTACGCCGCCCGATACGGCCTGCCGATCGAGAAGCTCAAAGAACAGATGGCCCAGGTGTCGGTACAATCTTACAAACACGGCATGTTCAACCCTAAGGCGCACCTGCGGAAATCAGTCACCATCCCCGACGTGCTCAAGAGTTTCACCGTCGCCACCCCTATCCAGCTCCACGACTGCTGCCCGTTTTCCGACGGTGCGGCGGCTTTGATCATCGCTTCAGAGGACAAAGCCAGGGTGCTTTCGCCAAAGCCGGTGTTCATCGCAGGGGCAGGACAAGCATCTTCGGGGCCGCTGGCCTCACAAGGCGAATACCTGCCCCGGTTGAAAGCCCGTGAAATGGCCTCGAAACAGGCTTACGCCATGGCCGGCGTGACCCCGGGTGACATCGATGTTTGCGAACTGCACGACTGTTTCTCGATAGCCAGTCTCATCGCCGCCGAGGGGTTGGGCTTCTTCGATTACGGCAAGGCTGGAGAGGCCTGGATGAAGGGTGAGGCGGACATCGGCGGCAAAGTGGCGATCAACCCATCGGGCGGCTTAAAAAGCAAGGGGCATCCCATCGGCGCCACCGGGGCCGCCCAGGTATATGAGATCGTGCGGCAACTCCGGGGTGAGGTGGAATCTGAGCGCCAGGTGCCCGACGCCAAAATCGGCCTGACCGATACCCTAGGCGGCGACGGCGGCACTATGGTCAGCATGGTCTTCAAGCGAGGCTGGTGA
- a CDS encoding PAS domain-containing protein: MKNLLNSTGVATIYLDNDLKVKRFTPAATNIFNLIASDVDRPISHITSQIGEYDINSRAQKVLDTLIPVQESIESKGGKWYTMRILPYRTTDNSIAGVVVTFLDITEQERVKVALSYAESIIDTLFQPTLVLDDKLRLVTANAAFHDAFKISRADAVGKQLYEIGEGEWNIPELKEALSGILKDGHEVKGYFFEADFKRIGKRKLCLNARKLVEKGEPKRFLLAIEDITEPRKEGCG; the protein is encoded by the coding sequence ATGAAAAACCTGCTCAACTCCACCGGTGTGGCCACCATTTACCTGGACAACGACCTCAAGGTGAAGCGTTTTACCCCGGCGGCGACGAATATCTTCAACCTCATCGCCTCCGATGTGGACCGCCCGATATCCCATATCACTTCCCAGATAGGCGAATACGACATCAACTCCCGGGCGCAGAAAGTCCTCGATACCCTCATCCCGGTCCAGGAGAGCATCGAAAGCAAGGGCGGCAAATGGTACACCATGCGCATTCTTCCCTACCGCACGACCGATAATTCCATCGCCGGGGTGGTGGTCACCTTCCTCGACATCACCGAACAGGAGCGCGTGAAGGTCGCCCTGTCATACGCCGAATCGATCATAGATACGCTGTTTCAGCCGACCCTGGTGCTGGACGATAAGTTGAGGCTGGTCACCGCCAACGCGGCTTTCCACGACGCCTTCAAGATCTCCCGCGCCGATGCCGTAGGCAAGCAACTTTACGAGATAGGCGAAGGTGAATGGAACATTCCCGAGCTGAAAGAAGCCCTCAGCGGGATCCTGAAAGACGGGCATGAGGTCAAGGGTTATTTCTTCGAAGCAGACTTCAAGCGCATCGGCAAACGAAAACTTTGCCTTAACGCCCGGAAGCTGGTTGAAAAGGGCGAACCCAAGCGTTTCCTGCTGGCCATCGAGGACATCACCGAGCCGCGCAAAGAGGGCTGCGGGTAA
- the recA gene encoding recombinase RecA: MANIDLEKQRALEAAVGLIEKQFGKGAIMKLSEAASTMAVDVIPTGSISLDLALGVGGIPRGRVTEIFGPEGSGKTTLAQHVIAQCQKQGGKAFYIDVEHAFDPKYAKTCGINLDELYIAQPDTGEEALDICEKLVRSGGADLVVIDSVAALVPKAELEGDMGDSHVGLQARLMSQALRKLTAAIGSTGTAVIFINQLREKVGIVFGNPEITPGGRALKFYASVRLDVRRVETLKSGNSAIGTHVKVRVVKNKVAPPFRSAEFDILFDSGISREGNLIDLGVESNVIKKSGAFFSYGDVRLGQGREAARNFLVQHPETADAVEKDIRAAAATNASFIETE; this comes from the coding sequence ATGGCGAACATTGACTTAGAGAAGCAAAGAGCACTGGAAGCAGCCGTCGGGCTGATCGAGAAGCAATTCGGCAAGGGCGCCATCATGAAGCTGTCGGAAGCGGCCTCCACCATGGCGGTGGACGTCATCCCGACAGGCTCCATCTCGCTGGACCTGGCTTTGGGCGTCGGGGGCATCCCCCGCGGCCGGGTGACCGAGATCTTCGGTCCCGAGGGTTCCGGCAAGACCACGCTGGCGCAGCACGTCATCGCCCAGTGTCAGAAGCAGGGCGGCAAGGCTTTCTACATCGACGTAGAGCACGCCTTCGACCCGAAATACGCCAAGACCTGCGGCATCAACCTCGATGAGCTTTACATCGCCCAGCCCGACACCGGAGAAGAAGCCCTCGATATCTGCGAAAAACTGGTAAGGTCGGGCGGCGCCGACCTGGTGGTCATCGACTCAGTAGCCGCCCTGGTGCCCAAGGCTGAGCTTGAAGGCGACATGGGTGATTCCCACGTCGGCTTGCAAGCCCGCCTCATGAGCCAGGCCCTGCGGAAACTGACCGCGGCCATCGGCTCGACGGGAACCGCCGTCATCTTCATCAACCAGCTTCGCGAAAAAGTGGGCATCGTCTTCGGCAACCCCGAGATCACCCCCGGCGGGCGGGCGCTCAAGTTTTACGCCTCGGTCCGGCTGGACGTGCGCCGGGTGGAGACCCTGAAATCCGGGAACTCCGCCATCGGCACCCACGTCAAGGTCAGGGTGGTCAAGAACAAGGTGGCGCCCCCGTTCAGGAGCGCCGAATTCGACATCCTGTTCGATTCGGGCATTTCCCGCGAGGGCAACCTGATCGATCTGGGCGTTGAATCCAACGTGATCAAGAAATCCGGTGCTTTCTTCTCTTACGGTGATGTTCGCCTGGGGCAGGGACGGGAGGCGGCGAGGAATTTCCTCGTCCAGCATCCCGAGACGGCCGATGCCGTCGAAAAGGATATCCGTGCCGCGGCGGCCACCAACGCAAGCTTTATCGAAACCGAATAG
- the rny gene encoding ribonuclease Y, whose protein sequence is MDLANPLNILAAFVIGAVAGGVFITFSRQLVYSRRLRVAQRKAAHTIAEANAEAKTIAQSARDEAEKMRFANENELRERRTELAKQETRVTQKVETLERKLETLDQREHSLMAREKSIDEELARVEELRGQEQRKLEEVAGLTTQEAKDQLLEIVEAEMQVESARRIRQWEQRIKEEADEKARNIIIHAIQRTASDIVTETTVSVVPIPSDEMKGRLIGREGRNIRALEQATGVDLIIDDTPEAVTISSFDPVRREIARQVLSKLVIDGRIHPARIEEVVAKAKEEVEAAMQAAGEQAAYSAGVHGLRPELVKIMGRLKYRTSYGQNVLQHSVEVAQLAGMMAADLGINVNVARRAGFLHDIGKAVDRDIEGTHAAIGADLVKQWDKNPDVVRGVAEHHFDQTETSIWGFLVSAADAVSSARPGARRESLENYIKRLKALEEIANSFKGVERSYAIQAGREIRILVRPEEIDDLGSMRLARDIVKKIEEGLDYPGQIKVTVLRETRATDYAR, encoded by the coding sequence ATGGACCTTGCTAATCCACTGAATATCCTGGCAGCTTTCGTTATCGGGGCGGTCGCCGGAGGTGTTTTCATCACCTTCTCCCGGCAATTGGTCTACAGCCGCAGGCTCAGGGTGGCGCAGCGCAAGGCGGCTCACACCATCGCTGAAGCCAACGCCGAGGCCAAAACCATTGCCCAGAGCGCGCGCGATGAAGCGGAAAAAATGCGTTTCGCCAATGAGAATGAACTTCGCGAACGCCGCACCGAGCTGGCCAAGCAGGAGACCCGGGTAACCCAGAAAGTGGAAACACTGGAGCGCAAACTTGAGACCCTGGACCAGCGCGAGCACTCCCTCATGGCCCGCGAAAAATCGATCGACGAAGAGTTGGCCCGGGTCGAAGAACTCCGCGGCCAGGAGCAGCGGAAATTGGAAGAGGTGGCCGGCTTGACCACCCAGGAGGCCAAAGACCAGCTGCTGGAAATTGTCGAAGCGGAGATGCAGGTGGAGTCAGCCCGCCGCATCCGCCAATGGGAGCAGCGGATTAAAGAAGAGGCCGATGAAAAGGCGCGCAACATCATCATCCATGCCATTCAGCGCACCGCCTCCGATATTGTGACTGAAACCACCGTCTCGGTCGTGCCCATCCCATCCGACGAAATGAAAGGCCGGCTCATCGGCCGCGAAGGCCGGAACATCCGCGCCCTGGAACAGGCCACCGGGGTCGACCTGATTATCGACGACACGCCGGAAGCGGTGACCATCTCCAGCTTTGACCCGGTCAGGCGCGAGATCGCCCGCCAGGTGCTGTCCAAGCTGGTCATCGACGGCCGCATCCATCCCGCCCGTATCGAAGAGGTGGTGGCCAAGGCCAAGGAAGAGGTCGAAGCCGCCATGCAGGCCGCCGGAGAGCAGGCGGCCTATTCCGCCGGCGTCCACGGCTTGAGACCGGAACTGGTCAAGATCATGGGCCGCCTGAAGTACCGCACCAGCTACGGCCAGAACGTCCTGCAGCACTCGGTTGAAGTGGCTCAGCTGGCCGGGATGATGGCCGCCGACCTGGGCATCAACGTCAATGTGGCCCGGCGCGCCGGCTTCCTCCATGACATCGGCAAGGCCGTCGACCGCGATATCGAGGGCACCCACGCCGCCATCGGCGCCGACCTGGTCAAGCAGTGGGACAAGAACCCCGACGTGGTGCGCGGCGTCGCCGAGCATCACTTCGATCAGACCGAAACCTCGATCTGGGGCTTCCTGGTTTCCGCCGCCGACGCCGTTTCCAGCGCCCGCCCCGGCGCCCGCCGCGAATCGCTGGAAAATTACATCAAGCGCCTGAAAGCCCTGGAAGAGATTGCCAACAGCTTCAAGGGCGTTGAACGGTCGTACGCCATCCAGGCCGGGCGCGAGATCCGCATCCTGGTCAGGCCGGAGGAGATCGACGACCTGGGTTCGATGAGGCTGGCCCGCGATATCGTCAAGAAGATCGAAGAAGGGCTGGACTATCCCGGCCAGATCAAGGTCACAGTGCTGCGCGAAACCCGGGCGACGGACTACGCCAGATAA
- a CDS encoding regulatory protein RecX: protein MPLARRPGKPAQPRLLNEEGPDRPPKEPADACYQAALKLLGYRARTESEMRQRLTRKGFGETDIELTLGRLKSSGLIDDAAFARSWSENRSAGSPRSAYIIKRELKTKGIDAGTADEAVSAIDDGEAAYRAVLPRLKRLESLPPEESRRKLADFLRRRGFNWNTIERTLVRLKAQGVEPDEGSI from the coding sequence TTGCCTCTGGCGAGACGACCGGGAAAACCGGCTCAACCCAGGCTTCTGAACGAGGAAGGCCCCGACCGGCCGCCCAAAGAACCGGCTGACGCCTGCTACCAGGCAGCCCTGAAACTGCTGGGGTACCGGGCGCGCACCGAATCCGAGATGCGCCAGAGGCTCACCCGCAAGGGGTTTGGCGAAACCGACATCGAATTGACGCTCGGCCGGTTGAAATCATCCGGCCTGATCGACGACGCCGCTTTCGCCCGGTCCTGGAGTGAAAACCGGTCGGCAGGCAGTCCCAGGTCAGCCTACATCATCAAACGGGAACTCAAGACCAAGGGCATCGACGCCGGCACCGCCGATGAGGCCGTCTCCGCCATCGATGACGGAGAGGCGGCCTACCGCGCGGTTTTGCCGAGGCTCAAGCGGCTGGAATCTTTGCCGCCGGAAGAAAGCCGGCGCAAGCTGGCGGATTTCCTCAGGAGACGGGGTTTCAACTGGAATACCATCGAGCGGACTCTCGTCCGGCTCAAGGCGCAGGGCGTTGAGCCGGACGAAGGGAGTATTTGA
- a CDS encoding glycerol-3-phosphate acyltransferase: MVFALALAAYLVSSIPVAYLVARWTRGIDLRKFGSGNVGSSNVLAATSKRWVLPVAVFDLSKGILAVLAARWAGLDTGLQFIVGLAGIAGHNWPIYLNFRGGRGILTSLGVILAFSPLLGLIVLLMAFSLAPFRQLSLGVFAALLLLPVLSYYFAGFFGIDNRAAVTAGMVAITALAYARRLLAGPRSDLAADLSTGELLINRLVFDRDIRNRRLWLSRSENSGKAFS, encoded by the coding sequence ATGGTTTTTGCCCTGGCACTAGCCGCCTACCTTGTATCCAGCATTCCGGTGGCGTACCTGGTGGCCCGGTGGACCCGTGGAATAGACCTTAGGAAATTCGGCTCCGGTAACGTCGGTTCCTCCAACGTCCTGGCCGCCACCTCCAAGCGCTGGGTGTTGCCGGTGGCAGTGTTTGACCTGAGCAAGGGCATTCTTGCCGTATTGGCGGCGCGGTGGGCCGGCCTGGACACGGGACTGCAATTCATCGTCGGCCTTGCCGGCATCGCGGGGCATAACTGGCCTATTTATTTGAACTTCCGGGGCGGCAGGGGGATCCTGACCAGCCTCGGCGTTATCCTCGCCTTCTCCCCGCTGCTGGGACTGATTGTTTTGCTGATGGCATTTTCCCTGGCTCCGTTCAGGCAACTGTCCCTGGGGGTTTTTGCCGCCCTGCTCCTGCTGCCGGTTCTGTCCTATTATTTCGCCGGGTTTTTCGGCATCGACAACAGGGCGGCGGTAACCGCCGGGATGGTGGCTATTACAGCCCTTGCTTATGCTCGTAGACTGTTGGCGGGCCCCCGGAGCGACCTCGCGGCTGATCTTTCGACGGGAGAATTGCTGATCAACCGTCTGGTGTTCGACAGGGATATCCGTAACCGCCGCCTGTGGCTTTCAAGGTCGGAGAATTCGGGCAAGGCTTTCAGCTGA
- a CDS encoding TIGR00282 family metallophosphoesterase: MKILAIGDIIGKPGRRAVKEILPALKLGLGVDFVIANGENAAGGKGLTPDTAEELFSYGIDVITSGNHIFAQSEIIPMLEGSAPVLRPLNYPPGVPGKGFAIVKGVLVVSLMGRTFMNTIDDPFRAMDSLLSSLDKKPNHVIVDFHAEATSEKQGMGWFLDGRVTGVVGTHTHVGTVDARILPGGTACVSDIGMVGPWQSIIGDDKDDVLKRFLTGMYERLSVAKGSRIIFNSVLITTNSEGKAIAVERVDREAAI; the protein is encoded by the coding sequence ATGAAAATACTGGCTATCGGCGACATTATCGGCAAGCCCGGGCGGCGGGCGGTCAAGGAAATACTGCCGGCCTTGAAGCTGGGCCTGGGCGTCGACTTCGTCATCGCCAACGGTGAAAACGCCGCCGGCGGCAAAGGCCTGACGCCTGATACGGCTGAGGAGCTTTTCTCCTACGGCATCGACGTCATCACCTCCGGCAACCATATCTTTGCCCAGTCCGAGATTATCCCGATGCTCGAGGGTTCTGCGCCGGTGCTGCGGCCGCTGAATTATCCCCCCGGTGTTCCGGGAAAGGGTTTTGCCATTGTCAAAGGTGTCCTGGTGGTCAGCCTCATGGGGCGGACTTTCATGAACACTATCGATGACCCTTTCCGGGCTATGGACAGTCTACTCTCCAGCCTGGATAAAAAACCGAACCACGTGATCGTCGATTTTCACGCTGAGGCCACTTCGGAAAAGCAGGGCATGGGCTGGTTCCTCGACGGCCGGGTAACCGGTGTAGTCGGCACGCACACGCACGTCGGCACTGTCGACGCCAGAATCCTGCCGGGCGGCACCGCCTGCGTTTCCGACATCGGCATGGTGGGTCCTTGGCAATCGATCATCGGCGACGATAAAGACGACGTGCTGAAAAGATTTCTTACCGGCATGTACGAACGCCTCTCCGTAGCCAAAGGTTCACGGATCATTTTCAACTCGGTCCTTATCACCACCAATTCCGAGGGCAAGGCCATCGCCGTCGAACGCGTGGACCGGGAAGCGGCGATCTAA